A region from the Sphaerodactylus townsendi isolate TG3544 linkage group LG01, MPM_Stown_v2.3, whole genome shotgun sequence genome encodes:
- the LOC125443717 gene encoding uncharacterized protein LOC125443717, whose product MASHLEEEPRFTTLTSENYLDWKIRLRFVLKAKELLGITEEDPPADGTTAAEKATKKAWQLKDAKVKALIVNTVSWQTLSTIRELQTAKQMLNKLDSMHLKKGWAYTYSLRRKLQNLRYQEGGCFITHVCELQGFFAKFKAAGDEFGEYAKLATLLLSLPRSYSGIIRQLETHTDLTFDEAVQHISTEAAVRQMRNNHCNELSENFALKLTCHT is encoded by the coding sequence atggcttctcaCCTGGAGGAAGAGCCAAGATTTACAACCTTGACTTCTGAGAACTATTTAGATTGGAAAATTCGCCTACGATTTGTCTTAAAAGCCAAGGAGCTACTGGGGATCACTGAAGAGGATCCACCTGCAGATGGGACTACGGCAGCAGAGAAAGCCACAAAAAAAGCTTGGCAGTTGAAGGATGCGAAGGTCAAGGCCCTGATCGTCAATACAGTGAGTTGGCAGACTTTATCTACCATAAGGGAACTGCAGACAGCCAAGCAGATGCTAAATAAATTAGACTCCATGCATCTGAAAAAGGGATGGGCTTACACATATTCCTTAAGAAGAAAATTACAAAATCTCCGTTACCAAGAAGGAGGCTGTTTTATAACTCATGTGTGTGAGTTGCAAGGTTTCTTTGCAAAATTTAAAGCAGCAGGAGATGAATTTGGGGAATATGCAAAACTGGCGACTCTTCTCTTAAGTCTGCCTCGAAGTTACAGTGGAATAATTCGTCAGTTGGAAACCCATACAGATTTAACCTTTGACGAGGCAGTACAGCATATATCTACTGAAGCTGCTGTGAGACAAATGCGGAACAATCACTGCAATGAACTATCAGAAAACTTTGCTCTTAAATTGACATGCCATACCTAA